Proteins encoded together in one Balaenoptera ricei isolate mBalRic1 chromosome 2, mBalRic1.hap2, whole genome shotgun sequence window:
- the LOC132360138 gene encoding splicing factor 3A subunit 2-like: MTESKRGKDSIRHSRQLDCLIHLHYSPTSMANATPAKACFPCEKALSISTLHCSRKRASRVARERSENLSRSSGWGPAPGQPPARRAPPGRVRGAARQRSGLRPSDLPRKPGGSRRRPESPPTCCARGKPDFPGAQEEGRRARLLGRPRAAVQPLLGGLRPLRPDRLIPRPVPAPGVPASYTASLPRPPRGPSSRSTYSAGPGVWFLLAGKQHGHRPLAPGAASTAAIPDCSPPGSATTTTQRPSQPRHVIGSTALGLAGGSDCEAAGREGRARGGTESSEPGVRREPAIGNTPRTAPRPRQPAAELSSAHTGRRDCSTSERAMAETAA; encoded by the coding sequence CAAATGCTACCCCGGCAAAGGCTTGCTTTCCTTGCGAGAAGGCACTATCCATATCCACTCTCCACTGCTCCCGGAAACGCGCCTCCAGGGTTGCGCGCGAGCGTTCGGAGAACCTCTCCCGAAGCTCGGGTTGGGGCCCCGCTCCCGGCCAACCCCCGGCGCGGCGGGCGCCGCCAGGGCGGGTCCGGGGAGCAGCGCGCCAGCGAAGCGGGCTCCGACCTTCCGACCTTCCCCGCAAGCCTGGGGGCTCCCGCCGGCGGCCAGAGTCCCCGCCTACCTGTTGTGCACGGGGGAAACCAGACTTTCCCGGAGCCCAAGAGGAAGGACGGAGGGCACGGCTACTCGGCCGTCCCCGCGCCGCAGTTCAGCCCCTCCTCGGCGGGCTCCGGCCCCTTCGGCCAGATCGCCTAATCCCTCGTCCCGTTCCTGCTCCCGGGGTCCCAGCTTCCTACACCGCTTCGCTGCCGCGACCACCCCGGGGACCCTCCAGCCGCTCAACTTACAGTGCAGGCCCCGGTGTGTGGTTCCTCCTAGCCGGCAAGCAGCACGGACACCGCCCCCTCGCGCCGGGAGCCGCCTCCACTGCGGCGATTCCCGACTGCTCGCCCCCGGGGTCCGCCACGACCACGACTCAGCGACCGTCCCAGCCTCGCCACGTTATCGGATCCACAGCGCTGGGACTCGCAGGCGGTAGCGACTGCGAGGCAGCGGGGCGGGAGGGGCGCGCGCGGGGCGGGACGGAAAGCTCGGAGCCTGGAGTGCGGCGGGAGCCAGCGATTGGGAACACGCCCCGCACCGCGCCGAGACCCCGCCAGCCGGCCGCCGAGCTATCGAGCGCCCACACTGGCAGGCGTGACTGCTCCACCTCCGAAAGAGCGATGGCGGAGACTGCGGCCTAG